DNA sequence from the Epinephelus fuscoguttatus linkage group LG2, E.fuscoguttatus.final_Chr_v1 genome:
CTCCATATTTATGGTGAGTACGTTGCTCTGTTTAGACCAGCAGGCCTTCAAACTAACAGATGAATAACATGCTGTGCTCTACCacttcaaagtaagattttcaGCTTATTATTCTGttccagctgctggaggaggacaTCATTGCTTTTTCAAAGACTGAGCTGAAGAGAATCCGAAGGGTTCTGAGTCCAGATTACCCATTAGACCTGtgtgaggatgaggaggtgtTAGACAGTAAAGatgaagagcagaggagaagcAACAGAGAGGCATTTCTGATGATCACACAGCACTTCCTGAAGAGAATGATGCAAGAGGAACTGGCAGACTGTCTGCAGAGCAGTAAGTGGATTTTAACAGATTTAATATGATGGAAAGAAGAAATTGAGGCAACATGAGAGAATTTTCAATTTCAAACATCTACTGTAAATATGCTGCATATGTCTGCATCAGATCAAAGGCTGTTTGTTATCCACTAATGACCTGAATAGAACACTATACCACCAAATTCTCTGATTTTGTGTAGGGTTCACTCACTAATtccatttgttgtttgtttattcaggAACTCATAGTGCAGTGTGCCAACATAAACTTAAATCTAACCTGAAGGAGaagttccagtgtgtgtttgagggaaTTGCTAAAGCAGGAAACCCAACCCTTCTGAATCAGATCTACACAGAGCTCTACATCATAGAGGGAGGGAGTGGAGAGGTCAACAATGAACATGAGATCAGACAGATTGAAACAGCACTCAAGAAAAAAGACAGACCAGAAACAACAATCAGATgtgaaaacatctttaaaatctCACCTGGAAGAGATGAACCAATCAGAACAGTGATGACAAAGGGAGTGGCTGGCATTGGGAAAACAGTCTTAACACAGAAATTCACTCTAGACTGGGCTGAAGGCAAAGCCAACCAGGACATAAAGTTCATGTTTCCATTCACCTTCAGAGAACTGAAtgtgctgaaagagaaaagGTACAGCTTGGTGCAACTTGTTCATCACTTCTTTACCGAAACCAAAGAAGCAGGAATCTGCAGCTTTGAAGAGTTCCAGGTTGCGTTCATCTTTGACGGTCTGGACGAGTGTCGACTTCCTCTGGACTTCTGCAACAATGAGATCCTGACTGACGTTACAGAGTCCACCTCAGTGGATGTGCTGCTGACGAACCTTATTAGAGGGAAACTGCTTCCCTCTGCTCGCCTCTGGATAACTACACGACCTGCAGCGGCCAATCAGATTCCTCCTGACTGTATTGACATGGTGACAGAAGTCAGAGGCTTCACTGACCAACAGAAGGAGGAGTATTTCAGGAAGAGATTCAGAGATAGGGAGCAGGCCAGCAGAATCATCTCTAGCATCAAGACATCACGAAGCCTCCACATCATGTGCCATATCCCAGTCTTCTGTTGGATCGCTGCGACAGTTCTGGAGgatgtttttaaaatcagaGAGAGAGCAAAGCTGCCCAAGACTCTGACCGAGATGTACATCCACTTCCTGGTGGTTCAGACCAAACTGAAGAACATCAAgtatgatggaggagctgagacaGATCCACACTGGGATCCAGAGAGCAGGAAGATGATTGCGTCTCTGGGAAAATTGGCCTTTGAGCAGCTGCAGAAAGGCAAACTGATCTTCTATGAATCAGACCTGACAGAGTGTGGCATTGATATCAAAGCAGCCTCGGTGTACTCAGgagtgttcacacagatcttTAAAAAGGAGACAGGGCTGTACCAGGATAAGGTGTTCTGCTTTGTCCATCTGAGCGTTCAGGAGTTCCTTGCTGCTCTTCATGCCCATCTGACATTCATTAACTTTGGTGTCAATCTGCTGTCACAAGAACAATCAACATCCTTGTGCCCTGCAGTGTTAGGATGCAAAGCAACACGTTTCTATCAGAGTGCTGTGGACAAGGCCTTACAGAGTCCAAATGGACACCTGGACTTGTTCCTCCGCTTCCTCCTGGGTCTGTCACTGTCAACCAATCAGAAACACTTACGAGGCTTGCTGAAAGTGGCCAAAAGGAGCTCACAGACCAATGCGGTAACCACTGAGTACATCAAAAAGAAGATAATGGAGAATTTCTCTGCAGAGAAAAGTATCAATCTGTTCCACTGTCTGGATGAACTCAACAACCGTTCTCTAGTGGAGGAGATCCAACAGTCCCTGAGATCAGGAAGTCTCTCAACAGATAAGTTGTCTCCTTCTCAGTGGTCAGCTCTGGTCTTCATCTTACTGTCAGAAAAATATCTGGATGTGTTCGACCTGAAGAAATACTCTGCTTCAGAGGAGGCTcttctgaggctgctgccagTGATCAAAGCCTCCAACAAAGCCCTGTATGTGCACACATAACTATTCAGATTAGATGCCTTTTTCTTTAATCAGAAATGTAAACAGCTCATGTTTGTAACTGTTTTGTCTTGTATTGCTGATTCCTCTCCAGGTTGAGCAGCTGTAAACTGTCAGAGAAAAGCTGTGAAGCTCTGGCCTCACTTCTCAGCTCCCAGTCCTCTAGTCTGAGAGTGCTGGacctgagtgacaacaacctgcaggattcaggagtgaagctgctgtcAGCTGGACTGGAGAGTCGACAGTGCAGATTGGAAATTCTCAGGTCAGTAGTCAGTTGTTTCTAATGAacacttttttgtcatttttatgatgttttataaAGCATGGTAGCAATAATGTTCTGAAGGGTTTTGCATTCTCCCAAGCTGGTTATGAGTATAGTGTTGTGGTTCTGTATGCAGAAATTTGACTTGGATATATGAAGTGGAGGTTTCTTAACAAGTGTTTGGTCTAAAGATAATAATCCCCATGATGAGCGGGAAATAAgaataacaaaaagaaaaatagatggAGCTGCAGATGGCTGTTGGTTCTGTAGTAAAGTTCAATTTGATATTACAGTTGTCTAAGTGAAGACTATAGTATAAGCCAAATCATGTAAAAGACTACTCAAGTTCTATAAAAGCAAGCTAATTACAGTTTGTACTGCCCTagatcaaaatcaaatcaaatcaagtttattgaCCAAGCTGACCAAGATTACTAACATGCCAGGAATCTGTCTGGTCAAACTGACCTCCACCCCCCCAAAAACTATTTGTAAACAAATAAACCGATCTTTGTCCTGAATCTAAAATCAGTGGAGGCAACCAATGTGAGATTAAAATCGTCAATCAAATGGGCTTGCCTTCCCAGCTAAACCTTTCACATGGAGGTTGAGCAATATCATAAACTGACAGTTAGAACACACCCTAACCAGTTTTCCACCTCCAGAGACTCGCGCGTGTCAGGGCTAGTCTCATCTGCCAGTCACCTTGCCACATTGAGTGCCTCTGACCTATCTCACTAATAACCACCAACAAATACAGTTAGATTTGGTGGGAAAAGTCTCTGCTCCCTCAGGGTGGCTCTGAAAGAATCTCACCAACAACAAGGATTCTGCTGTGAGAGCTAATCctccaaaacaaaatgattgcTCCCTGCTTGATAAGTATTATCAGGGATTCGTTAGAGCTCCCAAATCAAAACAGTCACAGTGATCCACCATCCAAAATCTATACAAGAAGAATTATCTTCTCAAGGGAAATACACTAAACTAATATGTTACTAACCTATGTGAAGCAACAACATGTTGCGATTTCCCTTAAAAGCAAGCAAGCCCTTCTTATCTAAGATGTAACTCAATTATATGAGTCATGTCAGATGAATATACGGCAAGACAGACAGTATTTTGATGCAAGGAGTCTCACTGCAGCATTCTGCATGAGCTGCAGGCGAGACAAAGATGACCTGCCAACACCGAGGTATAGAGAGTTGCAATAGACGAGCCTTGAGAAGATTAATGTAGCGGTTACAATCTTTTCACTGGAAGGGTTCACAGGGTTTACTAACATGCCAGAAATCCATCTGATCAAACCAACccaccaacccccccccccccccccccaaaaaaaaaaaaaaatgtcaacaaataaACCAATCCAGCAGCGGATCTTTGTCCTGAATCTAAAAGTGGAAACTCCCATGATTCATCAGCTATCATTGCAAAGAGGTGGTCTATTGTTTTTATGCCAGGGAATGAATCTGCTGTGCTGCTCATAAATCTGAGTTAGTCAAACAAATGGGACTGCCTTCAAAGCTAAACCTTTACACGGAGGTTGAGCAACGTCATAAACTGACAATTCGAACACACCCTTAATTTCCCCCTTTTCAAATGGGAACCAGTTTTCCATCCCCACAGACTCTCATGTCAGGGCTAGTCTCATCTGCCAGGCACCTTGCCACAGTGAGTAATTCTGAATTATCTCACtaataacaaacaacaaatggtTATAGTTAGATTTGGCGGGAAAAGTCTCTGCTCCCTCAGGGTGGCTCTGAAAAAATCTCACCAACAACAAGGATTCTGCTGTGAGAGCTAATCctccaaaacaaaatgattgcTCCCTGCTTGATAAGTATTATCAGGGATTCGTTAGAGCTCCCAAAtcaaaacagccacagtgatcCCCTATCCAAAATCATACAACAAGAGTTATAATTTTCTTCTCAAGGGAAATACACTAAACTAATATGTACAGTAGCTAACCTATGTGAAGCAACAACATGATGCGATTTCCCTTAAAAGTAAACAAGTCCGTCTTATCTAAGATGTAACTCAATTATATGAGTCATGTCAGATGAATATATGGCAAGACAGACAGTATTTGCAAGGATGCaaggaaaatattcaaaatgaaGCTCAGACATCACCCTGGCAGGAGTTAAAGGAAGATATGGCAGGATACTAACAGTATCCTGATTTGAGGGCAATATTCTAAGCTAAACTGTACATATCCAATGTGAAGCAACACCACACTATGGTAACACTAGCTAGCAGAGCCCTTCTCCTATGAGACGTTACTTGGGCAGTACACCTCAAAATAACTTTTTGGCAGATACTAATAGTATCCCCATCCAAGGGATATATTCTAAACTAAAAAGCAAGAAGGAGATTGAAACTGTCTTTAATGTCAGTGAGCCCCTCTCATCCAAGATATAACCTTATACTGAAAACTCTCTGATGAATAAAAGGGAAATATTCCACAACTAAAATGTACATAAATGATCTACAGAAACCCTACTTTTATGCAAATGTGTAGAAGTGCAAATAGTTCATGCTTATCACAAATTGGACCTGAACAGTAACGGCACAGCAGCAAAGTGAAACTGagaaaataacaaacaacaaTGCAGCCACAGCTAGCTTGTCAACATTACCAAGCAAACACAACTTGCACTGAGCCAAAACATGCCATGTCACTAGCAATGAACAAAAGCATAAGAAGCACAGCAGCACTTACTTAGCTTAGACCCATGCACAATGGTGAGTCAAATCTGGCATGTAGGTGAGTTGTCACGGTCCAACAGCCAACACAGGAAATCCCTGCTTTTCCTAGTATTTATGCTTTTCAATGAAGTCACCCAAAACGAGAGGCAAAGACTGTGTCAAGTAAatggcagcagcaaacagcattGGCTTGAACGTGCGTAATAAGCAGAGTAACAGTGATAGTATCATATTATAGTGTCCCCACCTGCATGAATATGGTTGGATACTACCAGCCACACAGTGAATGAGCCCATGAGGCATATCGCAAGCCGCTGATGACAGTCAGCCATTACAAGCAAGACTTCAGCGCTCTGCCTGACCAGCACTGTGCTCTATTAGTGTCAGTGACAGTTACAGTCTTGGACTAAACTAGAACTCATTTCAATTCAGAGAGTTTacactgactctgtgtgtgtgtgtgtgtgtgtgtgtgtgtgtgtgtgtgtgtgtgtgtgtgtgtgtgtgttttgttaatttattttaaaacattgaatttccacAGTATTAAATGGgcgaaaataaataaatgaagagaaTAAACTGGCAGACAGGCAATTAAAAGCTAAAATGTGGTAAAATAAAAGGACttttaaaatggctaaaatacttaaaaaatgcCCAAGCACAAGATAgtattaaataatttaaaaaatgattaaacaaGCAtagttcatatatatatatatttatacaacagttagttccggccctgcaatctgattggtcgagagacagtaaaactgtgacgatattggagtacaacatcacggttatttcactgtgtatgtatcactctgcctcacagctgattgcagtcaacaatcaaatcaaaactgacggttagtgtcagttaggtcagcagttgcgctGCATCCCTGGAAAAGTATTTAAACAAACTTCCACCAGATGCAAATGCCCTTTATCTGAAGcccaggatgacagcagctcacacagacaaTATCTGGTACGCTAAAGCTCCGCTGGGAATAAACTCACTCACACAGATGCTGCCACAGATGTGTAAAGAGGCAGGGACAACAGCTatctacaccaatcacagcctcaggGCGACTGCCATACAGAAGCTGTCAGATGCGGGTCTTGAAGCTAGGGAGATCATGACAGTGAGTGGGCACAGgcatgatgttgttttaacgtaGCCTATGTGTAAAGATAGTCTTCTAATTAGGAGTCGGGCCCTAAAATATACCTTTTGTCTTGCACGTCTGAGAGCTCGTCAAAAAGCTACTGGAAGCCATTCAtccacagtccaccatgcagtcaccagagacttatttcaccagctgcacaattaatggaaacgtgcagataaatgtgtataaagagtaggtgtctggcgcaccatgtctgcgttgcaacggtgacagcggagtcctgagggaactatttttgttggaggaagacaaataaaatgcttaaattatctattttgtccttatttttcaacatttcttaatcagccttgttGTGATTGTCTTCACCTCTGACCAAATCACAGCCATGAcgatatacgagtataacatcactccctctcgtgtgatattgcttaaatatacagtatatatatatatatgtgtatgtgtgtgtgtgtgtatatatatatatagtagtagtagtagtatattgtagtatatatatatatatatatatatatatatatagtttacAGTTAATCACAGCAGTTTCTAATCATCTTAATCTTCAGTCCAACATGCAGTATAGGACAACAAATCCATAAAAAATATGCATGCAACACATATAAATCAGTAGCATATGTATATAATATCATGTATGAATACTGATAAATATATACAGAATATAatttaaaacatgcaaatgttgtgatcaagtggaaaaaaaactttgctTAAAGGAATGTCCCACTCTCACATGTGTTTAGTCTGTCAGGCTGTATGATCACAGAGGAaagctgtgtttctctggcctcagctctgagctCCAATCCCTCCCACCTGAAAGAACTGGACCTGAGCTACAATCATCCAGGAGATGCAGGAGTGAGGCTGCTGTCTGCTGGACTGGATGATCCCCATTGGAGACTGGACACTCTCAGGTATGGACAGATGGCCAGACAATTACAACACTCACACTGTCTCTCTGCCATTCTGACTCAATAAAGAACTCTGGTTCATGTTAAATGGTGGATCTGAGTGTAGGCATTTGAAGGTGGTTGTGACTGTGTTTCGTCCTGCAGGGTGGACCCTGGTGGACTGCAGAGACTGAGACCTGGCGTGAGaaagtgtgagtgttttttaagTTTCATTCATTACACTTGAGCTGCACATGTTAGTCTAGAATTTTACATTTCCTTAACTGAAGTACAGTCACAAATTTCCCCAGAGTTTCAATCGTGATTTAGCTtctgttttttgtcagtggGGTTGGAAAGATGTTAGATTTCAACACAACAAACTGAACACAATGATCCAACAAAGCTAATGAATACATTCCATTAAAGCCTCCCCCCAATCAGTGTTAATTCTTGTTTAACAGTGACATTCTCTATTAAAAATAGATGCCAAAGAACCTATAAACGAAAGATGGGTCATTACATCTGTAACAGCGTTCAAATTTTGCATTGGTGCTGGTCTTTGGTGCCACTTCTGTTGAAGTAGATGGGGTGGGCATGGCAAGTCCCACTATAAGCCATTGTAGCGTTTCGTGCTGTTTCAACTTGAAAAATGcttccacaaaataaaaataaaaacacacacattatggGATGTTGACTGATGGTTTTatctaaatgtgtgtttgttttccttgttattAGTCTCCTAACAGATGATGGCTCTGTCCGTTAGCTGCATATTTCAACTCAAGCCTGTATGGTGCAGTACATCATGATACATGACCAAACGGGGCAGGTCCAACTTATTATCACTGACCATACTACTACAACACCTTACAGTTTGTCTCAGGGATTTACATTTGTACTCTTTTGATGTGGAGTTGGACTGCAGctgttatgtttacattttagaaaatgtaattaatattttgtaGTGTAGGCGCATTGTGAAACCACAACAGTAGGGGCATCTTTGAATAATATGTGTAATAATGTTTCAATAATACGCCATTTGAAAAGCAGGGGAGATCTACAAAATACCtgaagttaagattttccttaaagtccaagttaaggtttcctcaaaataaaatctgttgcataaaacaccattaaaatgtttacttaagTAGTTATGCCTTTCTCCTTGTCTCGGTCTTATATACCTAAGGGATCCCTAGACTGTTGCACAAAAGAGCttagcaacaaaagcaaggtaaaaaaaaaaaaaaaggtacctctgactctgatctgtactgcaaaaaaaaaatcacaaaaagttTATGGTGATAAGTGAATAAACTAACACACCCCCAGAAGAGTGTTCTGTGACCAGGACAACCCAGTGGTTTTGATTTTACTCTATAGATTTGACTAAATGAATTGTCATTGCAACTTCTTTCTACAAtccttttctgttttctgctATTTGGGGATCAATTATACTTTGCAGTAGCAAATTTATTCCTCCAGAAAATTTTGAATAATTCCATGTGATTTTAACATACTTTGAGAAAGAATGAACACTCGTCTTCTATTATTGGGTTGCAAAACAAATTTTGGTTAAAACctgttcagtttcagtttcagtttattttatttataaaaaggacagtacacattaatcaacattactgtaaatgttttaGCCAGCCGGCTAATTTGCAACTGTAGTCCTCAGGCAAGATGTTATGAAACCATAACCTAAAACAGAAGCATTAAGAGTAAGATACAgtatttacaatatatacagAACAGGACAacataataatacataataGCAATGCAAAAAGCATAAAACAGCAGCATGCAGTCTAATAGCAATCAAGCCATATAGTTATCCATGCAAAGCAGCGATAGAcaggcagagcagcagaacTTGAACAGCATAATGATGGACATGCAAAaagcacagagcagcaacatACAGTCCAATGGTAATCAAGCAATATAGTCAGCCATGCAGAGCATCAGAACTtgagcaaaataaaatacaaactaGGTATTAATCAGACTATTGGGTGTTAGTACATACCAAGCCATGCAAAGCTGGGGGCCTGACAATGGACAGAGACATTTAGCAGGTTAGCAGCAAGTTGATGAACAATGGTAAAATACATCATAAACTAGTTAGGAGtgatcatatttttgtttttttaaaagccaggttaaagggatagtgcacccaaaaatgaaaattcagccattatctactcacccatatgccgggggaggccctggtgaagttttagagtcctcacatcccttgcggagatcggcgggtggAACGGATAGCGCACCTAATGGCagatggcgccccagactatcgtccaagaacacaaaattgaatccacaaagtatctccatactgctcatctgtagtgatccaagtgtgctgcagcataaaaagttgtttcgaaaaatgtcatatgaactctgtttttagcctcactgtagcctgtagctctgactgcttctctgtgctccgcgttcatgtgtgcgcgctcagggtgattggtgatgcacggtctctgaagagcagaaATCATTTCGCCGAGCCATAGTTGTAAAATTTCTCTTACCGTTGTTGTTTTGCCGTGAAACGTTAATTTGGCCATACGGTACGTCCCGGTAGACTGACAtgttgtgctgcattcaaatgAATCTGGGTGAACATGATGGGCTTTAGGACCCGTGGGGGGGCATAACAATGACCGCATTCAGCAGCCGGCACCTCCCCCACaacttagtttagtttagttttagttttattaaCACATTCTTAAAGaaaattcaaatata
Encoded proteins:
- the LOC125880566 gene encoding NLR family CARD domain-containing protein 3-like isoform X1, which gives rise to MNQCEDSKTALCGEYNNQIKAHRMQKLSPDSPVPSCVSMKSDWSMGRFVEFKVGQPIDRRVQQEGLEIPIDQSVQQHQTKLHSIFMLLEEDIIAFSKTELKRIRRVLSPDYPLDLCEDEEVLDSKDEEQRRSNREAFLMITQHFLKRMMQEELADCLQSRTHSAVCQHKLKSNLKEKFQCVFEGIAKAGNPTLLNQIYTELYIIEGGSGEVNNEHEIRQIETALKKKDRPETTIRCENIFKISPGRDEPIRTVMTKGVAGIGKTVLTQKFTLDWAEGKANQDIKFMFPFTFRELNVLKEKRYSLVQLVHHFFTETKEAGICSFEEFQVAFIFDGLDECRLPLDFCNNEILTDVTESTSVDVLLTNLIRGKLLPSARLWITTRPAAANQIPPDCIDMVTEVRGFTDQQKEEYFRKRFRDREQASRIISSIKTSRSLHIMCHIPVFCWIAATVLEDVFKIRERAKLPKTLTEMYIHFLVVQTKLKNIKYDGGAETDPHWDPESRKMIASLGKLAFEQLQKGKLIFYESDLTECGIDIKAASVYSGVFTQIFKKETGLYQDKVFCFVHLSVQEFLAALHAHLTFINFGVNLLSQEQSTSLCPAVLGCKATRFYQSAVDKALQSPNGHLDLFLRFLLGLSLSTNQKHLRGLLKVAKRSSQTNAVTTEYIKKKIMENFSAEKSINLFHCLDELNNRSLVEEIQQSLRSGSLSTDKLSPSQWSALVFILLSEKYLDVFDLKKYSASEEALLRLLPVIKASNKALLSSCKLSEKSCEALASLLSSQSSSLRVLDLSDNNLQDSGVKLLSAGLESRQCRLEILSLSGCMITEESCVSLASALSSNPSHLKELDLSYNHPGDAGVRLLSAGLDDPHWRLDTLRVDPGGLQRLRPGVRKYACELELDTNTVNGNLKLSDSNMKVTNLKGNQSYPDHPDRFDHWPQLLCRNGLTGRCYWEVEWRGGVSVSVTYRGIRRRGNSVDCVFGGNGHSWSLYCSGDGDFVCHNNKRIPISSSPFSVSYRVAVYVNYPAGTVSFYRVSSDTLIHLHTFNSTFTEPLYPGFTVWSPGSSVSLCSLV
- the LOC125880566 gene encoding NLR family CARD domain-containing protein 3-like isoform X2, with amino-acid sequence MNQCEDSKTALCGEYNNQIKAHRVQQEGLEIPIDQSVQQHQTKLHSIFMLLEEDIIAFSKTELKRIRRVLSPDYPLDLCEDEEVLDSKDEEQRRSNREAFLMITQHFLKRMMQEELADCLQSRTHSAVCQHKLKSNLKEKFQCVFEGIAKAGNPTLLNQIYTELYIIEGGSGEVNNEHEIRQIETALKKKDRPETTIRCENIFKISPGRDEPIRTVMTKGVAGIGKTVLTQKFTLDWAEGKANQDIKFMFPFTFRELNVLKEKRYSLVQLVHHFFTETKEAGICSFEEFQVAFIFDGLDECRLPLDFCNNEILTDVTESTSVDVLLTNLIRGKLLPSARLWITTRPAAANQIPPDCIDMVTEVRGFTDQQKEEYFRKRFRDREQASRIISSIKTSRSLHIMCHIPVFCWIAATVLEDVFKIRERAKLPKTLTEMYIHFLVVQTKLKNIKYDGGAETDPHWDPESRKMIASLGKLAFEQLQKGKLIFYESDLTECGIDIKAASVYSGVFTQIFKKETGLYQDKVFCFVHLSVQEFLAALHAHLTFINFGVNLLSQEQSTSLCPAVLGCKATRFYQSAVDKALQSPNGHLDLFLRFLLGLSLSTNQKHLRGLLKVAKRSSQTNAVTTEYIKKKIMENFSAEKSINLFHCLDELNNRSLVEEIQQSLRSGSLSTDKLSPSQWSALVFILLSEKYLDVFDLKKYSASEEALLRLLPVIKASNKALLSSCKLSEKSCEALASLLSSQSSSLRVLDLSDNNLQDSGVKLLSAGLESRQCRLEILSLSGCMITEESCVSLASALSSNPSHLKELDLSYNHPGDAGVRLLSAGLDDPHWRLDTLRVDPGGLQRLRPGVRKYACELELDTNTVNGNLKLSDSNMKVTNLKGNQSYPDHPDRFDHWPQLLCRNGLTGRCYWEVEWRGGVSVSVTYRGIRRRGNSVDCVFGGNGHSWSLYCSGDGDFVCHNNKRIPISSSPFSVSYRVAVYVNYPAGTVSFYRVSSDTLIHLHTFNSTFTEPLYPGFTVWSPGSSVSLCSLV